The stretch of DNA GCCCAAGGAAGCCAAAAATAAGAGCCGTAAGAAGCGAAAAAAAGGGAGGAGAGATGGCAAATTCAAAAAAGGTAAAGCTGCGCAAACATAATGAGTCAGCGAAAGAACTGGACATAGATTTCTCCTCGATTCCTAAGTGGAAACAGGACCTGATCGATATCGTAGCTGATCTCTCTGTGAAAAGAGTTAAACTGAGGATGACTCAGGAAGCACTGGCCCAAAAGATGGGCGTGAAGCAACCCGTGGTAGCCAGGTTTGAACACATGGGCAGGA from Candidatus Cloacimonadota bacterium encodes:
- a CDS encoding helix-turn-helix domain-containing protein, whose amino-acid sequence is MANSKKVKLRKHNESAKELDIDFSSIPKWKQDLIDIVADLSVKRVKLRMTQEALAQKMGVKQPVVARFEHMGR